In Granulicatella elegans, one genomic interval encodes:
- a CDS encoding PTS mannose/fructose/sorbose/N-acetylgalactosamine transporter subunit IIC, whose amino-acid sequence METLSVVQSLLIALWVAAVMSRWLGGGATLTLRFSPLMTGLVCGIIMGDITNAMIVTAALQLIYMGVFSPGGSMPSEPAIAAAIAVPVALLGNLTPEAAIGVAVPVGLLGSYLYQFRFFLNTFLGKYMDRAVENMDDGAIKRSIIWYPTIASFVLFVPLVFGALYWGAPVIADVIVQLKETVVLHVLEVVGGGLAAIGISTTIYVIGRKDYLVFFLLAYFMSVIFKPLNITMVTYAIIGVLVAAIFVMVTKNNNQPVAASPAASSNTQFNDDGGDDDF is encoded by the coding sequence ATGGAAACATTATCAGTAGTACAAAGTTTGTTAATTGCCCTTTGGGTAGCAGCTGTTATGTCTAGATGGCTTGGTGGCGGTGCGACATTAACACTTCGCTTCTCACCATTAATGACTGGTTTAGTTTGCGGAATTATTATGGGAGATATTACCAATGCAATGATTGTTACAGCTGCACTTCAATTAATTTACATGGGAGTATTCTCTCCAGGGGGTTCAATGCCTTCAGAGCCTGCAATTGCCGCTGCAATTGCCGTTCCAGTAGCTTTACTAGGTAATTTAACACCGGAAGCAGCTATTGGGGTTGCCGTCCCAGTTGGATTGTTAGGAAGTTACTTATATCAATTCAGATTCTTCTTAAATACATTTTTAGGAAAATATATGGATCGTGCAGTAGAAAATATGGACGATGGTGCAATTAAACGTTCAATTATTTGGTATCCTACTATTGCTTCATTCGTATTATTTGTACCATTAGTATTTGGGGCTTTATATTGGGGAGCTCCAGTTATTGCAGATGTTATTGTTCAATTAAAAGAAACAGTCGTTCTTCATGTGTTGGAAGTTGTAGGAGGAGGATTAGCAGCAATTGGTATTTCTACAACAATCTATGTTATCGGACGTAAAGATTACTTAGTATTCTTTTTATTAGCATACTTCATGAGTGTAATCTTTAAACCTTTAAACATTACAATGGTTACTTACGCAATTATTGGTGTTCTTGTGGCTGCTATTTTTGTAATGGTTACAAAAAACAACAATCAACCAGTAGCTGCTAGCCCGGCTGCATCATCAAATACTCAATTCAATGATGATGGTGGCGACGATGATTTTTAA